From the genome of Mycoplasma putrefaciens KS1, one region includes:
- a CDS encoding thymidine phosphorylase, which produces MLTFANIIEKKKHNVELTNQEVKWIIDNYVNSKITDYQMASFCMATYFTDMTANETTALVKSYIESGDVYDVSQVKGFKVDKHSTGGVGDKTSLVFGPLVASYGIKVCKLSGRGLGKTGGTIDKLESFPGWKSELTNQEFVDVINNVGMSIISQSKNVVPADKKIYALRDVSGTIDSMPLITASIMSKKLIIENNGLVLDVKVGNGAFMKDVQSALDLANRMIQVGKQYNRKIAVMITDMNKPLGKAIGNAIEVKEAWETLHGKGPEDFNELVVNAVAISLLQARIFIDLDQAKADVYKKLQSGEAAHYLKDFVIAQNGDWSVLENYDQVFKCSNIIPIKAKKTGYVKYINAEDLGLLSLQLGAGRVTKEEVIDHASGIYLDKSYAQKVEKDQVVMTLYTNKPTNSDWIKLAESTFEIVDQQPSQEVIKKIISDDLK; this is translated from the coding sequence ATGCTTACATTTGCAAATATTATTGAAAAGAAAAAACACAACGTTGAACTTACAAATCAAGAAGTAAAGTGAATTATTGATAACTATGTCAATTCAAAAATTACTGATTATCAAATGGCTAGTTTTTGTATGGCAACTTATTTTACTGATATGACCGCTAATGAGACAACAGCTCTAGTAAAAAGTTATATTGAATCTGGTGATGTTTATGATGTTAGCCAAGTTAAAGGTTTTAAAGTTGATAAGCACTCAACAGGTGGAGTTGGAGATAAAACTAGTCTAGTGTTCGGACCACTAGTTGCAAGTTATGGAATTAAAGTATGTAAGTTATCTGGAAGAGGGTTAGGAAAAACCGGAGGGACAATTGATAAGTTAGAATCATTTCCAGGATGAAAAAGTGAATTGACAAACCAAGAATTTGTTGATGTTATAAATAACGTAGGAATGAGTATTATTTCTCAGTCTAAAAATGTTGTTCCTGCTGATAAAAAAATTTATGCTCTACGTGATGTTAGTGGAACAATTGATTCAATGCCATTAATTACTGCTTCAATTATGAGTAAAAAACTAATCATTGAAAATAATGGTTTAGTTTTAGATGTTAAAGTTGGTAATGGTGCATTTATGAAAGACGTTCAAAGTGCATTAGATCTAGCTAACAGAATGATTCAAGTAGGAAAACAGTACAACAGAAAAATAGCAGTGATGATCACTGATATGAATAAGCCTTTAGGAAAAGCGATTGGTAATGCTATTGAAGTTAAAGAAGCTTGAGAAACACTTCACGGAAAAGGACCAGAAGATTTTAATGAACTAGTAGTGAATGCAGTTGCAATTAGTTTATTACAAGCTAGAATTTTTATAGATCTAGACCAAGCCAAAGCTGATGTTTATAAAAAATTGCAATCAGGTGAAGCTGCACATTATTTAAAAGATTTTGTGATAGCTCAAAATGGTGATTGATCTGTATTAGAAAATTATGATCAAGTATTTAAATGTTCAAATATCATTCCAATTAAAGCAAAAAAAACAGGTTATGTTAAATATATTAATGCTGAAGATTTAGGATTACTTTCATTGCAATTAGGTGCTGGAAGAGTTACAAAAGAAGAAGTTATTGATCATGCAAGTGGAATTTATCTAGATAAAAGTTATGCTCAAAAAGTTGAAAAAGATCAAGTTGTAATGACTTTGTATACCAATAAACCAACTAACTCTGATTGAATTAAACTTGCTGAGTCTACATTTGAAATAGTTGATCAACAACCAAGTCAAGAAGTAATTAAAAAAATCATTTCTGATGATTTAAAATAG
- a CDS encoding MsnO8 family LLM class oxidoreductase, whose product MKLSVLDHGLLTEKDQYKKAYNEVLELCKYAEKLNYFSFWVSEQHNINSLVISNPLILLNYLASHTKKIKLGSGGIMLNNYQPYLISEQINTLNLLHKNRFLYGFGSTITSDHKLIKLLETQPDLDYKAKLLLVDQFVNNYGSVQLKVVPNIKQPIDIVMLITSEQAAKFAAQHGFKINYGWFLNPSMLYAKEVINTYISTYKKWWNKQPSDITISINVVSAKTLKASEQNQKTLAFYRTFQNTNQFEIFPEIYDFDQHQFNDEAKKNFERYYKSIFKVQSTDDVLKIDQFCKKLNVDHLMILPTLKSIDDRKLVLKKIAKFYNKRSFSNEKSN is encoded by the coding sequence ATGAAATTAAGTGTATTAGACCATGGTTTATTAACAGAAAAAGACCAATATAAAAAAGCATATAATGAAGTTTTAGAATTATGTAAATATGCTGAAAAATTAAACTATTTTTCGTTTTGAGTTAGTGAACAGCACAACATTAATTCGCTAGTGATTTCTAATCCACTTATTTTATTGAACTATCTAGCATCTCATACAAAAAAAATTAAACTTGGATCTGGCGGAATTATGTTAAATAATTACCAGCCCTATTTAATTTCCGAACAAATAAATACCTTAAATTTATTACACAAAAATAGATTTTTATATGGTTTTGGTTCAACAATCACTTCTGATCATAAACTAATAAAATTGCTAGAAACACAACCAGATTTAGATTATAAAGCTAAGTTATTATTAGTTGACCAATTTGTAAATAACTATGGTTCAGTGCAATTAAAAGTTGTCCCTAACATTAAACAACCTATTGATATTGTGATGTTAATAACAAGTGAACAAGCAGCTAAGTTTGCTGCACAACACGGTTTTAAAATAAATTATGGATGATTTTTAAACCCTTCAATGCTTTATGCTAAAGAAGTTATTAATACTTATATTTCAACTTATAAAAAATGATGAAATAAACAACCTAGTGATATAACAATAAGTATTAATGTTGTTTCAGCAAAAACCTTAAAAGCAAGTGAGCAAAACCAAAAAACTTTAGCTTTTTATCGCACATTTCAAAATACTAATCAGTTTGAAATATTTCCAGAGATTTATGATTTTGACCAACATCAATTTAATGATGAAGCTAAAAAAAACTTTGAAAGATATTATAAAAGTATTTTTAAAGTTCAAAGCACTGATGATGTTTTAAAAATCGATCAATTTTGTAAAAAATTAAATGTTGATCATTTAATGATTCTTCCAACCTTAAAAAGTATAGATGATAGAAAATTAGTTCTTAAAAAGATTGCAAAATTTTATAATAAAAGGAGTTTTTCAAATGAAAAAAGTAATTAA
- a CDS encoding purine-nucleoside phosphorylase produces MHIDKKADIAETVLIAGDPRRTKWAAENLLTDYKLVSEVRNAFVYTGIYQNHKVSFATSGMGQPSIAIYATELFNDHNVQKIVRVGTCGTYNNDIKVGTVVEADQAFSEVNIFEPTKTGWQAQKPTLDLDAGVKVNVHCSDVFYRIAPLDIKTHHLDVVDMESYALFYLANHFNRKAATILTVTDNLNDHSNDMTADQREQATLDMYKNVLNKLFS; encoded by the coding sequence ATGCATATTGATAAAAAAGCCGATATTGCAGAAACAGTCTTAATCGCTGGTGATCCAAGAAGAACTAAATGAGCAGCAGAAAATTTATTAACAGATTATAAGTTAGTAAGTGAAGTAAGAAATGCTTTTGTTTATACTGGAATCTATCAAAATCATAAGGTTTCATTTGCAACTTCAGGTATGGGTCAACCATCAATTGCAATTTATGCAACTGAATTATTTAATGATCACAATGTTCAAAAAATTGTTAGAGTAGGAACTTGTGGAACTTATAATAACGATATTAAAGTAGGAACAGTTGTTGAAGCAGATCAAGCATTCTCAGAAGTAAATATCTTTGAACCAACAAAAACTGGATGACAAGCACAAAAACCAACTCTAGATTTAGATGCCGGAGTTAAAGTTAATGTTCACTGTTCAGATGTTTTTTATAGAATTGCACCATTAGATATTAAGACACATCATCTTGATGTTGTGGATATGGAAAGTTATGCATTATTCTATCTAGCAAATCATTTTAATCGAAAAGCTGCAACGATTCTAACAGTAACTGATAATTTAAATGATCACTCTAACGATATGACAGCAGATCAAAGAGAGCAAGCTACATTAGATATGTATAAAAATGTCTTAAATAAATTATTTAGCTAA
- a CDS encoding lipoate--protein ligase gives MILIEPIRNGKYIKDGAYWLAIQVWALNKLKLDDTVVFPSIADPHIQMGYFQNPEVEVNFNYLKEHNLEIVRRDTGGGTIYIDSNSLNICYLIPYDQNQAILGNYDKFYASTIKILKELGAKDVVQSGKNDLTIDGKKVSGAAMMLINNTIYGGNSLLYNIDFDAMNQVLNPNRKKIQAKGVKSVSQRVAALSKYFDKQYQNLDIFKFKDIMIKKIFNVDDLNQINRYELTEQDWQEVDELVNSKYKNWEWTYGLSPRYEYNRDARLAIGTINFSLAVENQRIAKIKISGDFFTKKDIKPIEEQLIGTKMTFEDLIKALKEVKLSDYFFVDLDETEIAKIILDQ, from the coding sequence ATGATACTAATAGAACCAATTAGAAATGGCAAATATATTAAAGATGGGGCATATTGATTAGCAATTCAAGTGTGAGCGCTTAATAAACTAAAATTAGATGATACTGTTGTTTTTCCAAGTATTGCTGATCCACACATCCAAATGGGATATTTTCAAAACCCAGAAGTAGAAGTTAACTTCAATTATTTAAAAGAACATAATCTTGAAATTGTAAGACGCGACACAGGTGGAGGAACAATCTATATAGATTCTAATTCTTTAAATATTTGTTATTTAATTCCTTATGATCAAAATCAAGCCATTTTAGGAAACTATGATAAGTTTTATGCATCAACCATCAAAATACTAAAAGAGTTAGGTGCTAAAGATGTTGTTCAATCAGGCAAAAATGATTTAACAATTGATGGCAAAAAAGTGAGTGGTGCTGCTATGATGTTAATTAATAATACTATTTATGGTGGTAATTCATTACTATACAACATTGATTTTGATGCAATGAATCAAGTTTTAAATCCTAACCGTAAAAAAATTCAAGCTAAAGGAGTTAAGTCAGTTTCTCAACGCGTAGCAGCTTTAAGTAAATATTTTGATAAACAATATCAAAATTTAGATATCTTTAAATTTAAAGACATTATGATTAAAAAGATCTTTAATGTTGATGATTTAAATCAAATTAATCGTTATGAATTAACTGAACAAGACTGGCAAGAAGTTGATGAACTAGTAAATTCTAAATATAAAAACTGAGAATGAACTTATGGATTAAGTCCTAGATATGAGTATAATCGTGATGCTAGATTAGCAATTGGTACTATTAACTTTTCATTAGCTGTTGAAAACCAAAGAATTGCTAAAATTAAAATCAGCGGTGATTTTTTTACTAAAAAAGATATAAAGCCAATTGAAGAACAATTAATAGGAACTAAAATGACCTTTGAAGATCTAATAAAAGCATTAAAAGAAGTTAAACTTTCTGATTATTTTTTTGTTGATTTAGATGAAACTGAAATAGCAAAAATCATTTTAGACCAATAA
- a CDS encoding alpha/beta hydrolase yields MNKIIYNYDYVYKNNNNNQYNIIFCHGFNSSPRVFDIFKNYWDKSDYYALQFPGNNNTKPIGDDQVSVFDFARLLVEFIENNNLQNVILIGHSMGGGIISLAYQLKPQLFKKLIYIAPMNKASEDIDRQFLVDYFPKTFDDLINNLLTSLYYDSSKYTNNPSWMRLAKKTFSANDYNNQIIVKLGKTLVSSQVHDSIDQALSSIKVPCLLILGETDGVVDRDKCLEYFQTKVENIKTYYIPKTGHMVFEENWEQFIKIVEEFIDK; encoded by the coding sequence ATGAACAAAATAATTTATAACTATGATTATGTCTACAAAAATAATAATAACAATCAATATAATATAATCTTTTGTCATGGATTTAATTCTTCACCAAGAGTCTTTGATATTTTTAAGAACTACTGAGATAAATCAGATTATTATGCACTACAATTTCCTGGAAATAACAATACAAAACCAATTGGTGATGATCAAGTATCAGTATTTGATTTTGCCAGATTATTAGTTGAATTTATAGAAAATAATAATTTGCAAAATGTCATTTTAATAGGTCATTCAATGGGTGGAGGAATAATTTCACTTGCTTATCAATTAAAACCACAATTATTTAAAAAACTAATTTATATCGCTCCAATGAATAAAGCTTCAGAAGATATTGATAGACAGTTTTTAGTTGATTATTTTCCTAAAACATTTGATGATTTAATTAATAATTTATTAACTTCTTTATATTATGATAGTTCTAAATATACAAATAATCCTAGTTGAATGCGACTAGCAAAAAAGACTTTTTCAGCTAATGATTATAATAATCAAATAATTGTTAAATTAGGAAAAACTTTGGTTTCAAGTCAAGTACATGATAGCATTGATCAAGCGTTAAGTTCAATAAAAGTTCCTTGTCTGTTAATACTTGGTGAAACTGATGGAGTTGTTGATCGAGATAAGTGTTTAGAATATTTTCAGACTAAAGTTGAAAATATCAAAACCTATTATATACCAAAGACAGGACACATGGTTTTTGAAGAAAATTGAGAGCAATTTATTAAAATCGTTGAAGAGTTTATAGATAAATAA
- a CDS encoding glycine cleavage system protein H has protein sequence MKKVINYLVLEKQENSNNYYLRLTAEMQDDIGTVGYVQFKNTDKKDFQKDDVFLALEASKAILTLKMPLDATVVEWNQQVIENPELISSADQNSNWIMILTNINKNTFDSLEDF, from the coding sequence ATGAAAAAAGTAATTAATTATTTAGTTTTAGAAAAACAAGAAAATAGTAATAACTACTATTTAAGATTAACTGCAGAAATGCAAGATGATATCGGAACAGTGGGTTATGTGCAATTTAAAAATACTGATAAAAAAGACTTTCAAAAAGATGATGTGTTTTTAGCTTTAGAAGCATCAAAAGCGATTTTGACATTAAAAATGCCATTAGATGCTACTGTTGTCGAATGAAACCAACAAGTTATTGAAAATCCTGAATTGATTAGTTCAGCTGATCAAAATAGTAACTGAATCATGATTTTAACAAATATTAATAAGAACACTTTTGATAGCTTAGAAGACTTTTAG
- a CDS encoding PTS transporter subunit EIIC yields MQTKMQPKAFSARLKNFGANIMPTLSKLSKAFLLPIALLPIAGIFLGVGATITTNTAESSFIWYVGNVMKAMGEVCFGNLPVFFCISVALAYTKDSGIAALTAVVGFLVFNAIQSALLTGGPKNADDLTATYNLLWYHGDKWGVPQKLISENLGIKSLNTGVIAGIFVGAISAKVYNKFHDIQLPSAISFFSGTKFVPIVTFAVVAPLSLIFAMTWPVIGIGFAWVGENSGKLPYGTDSLIFEVVERSLVPFGLHHVFYAPLWWTSAGGSIAEALTAMQSQPMEVQMKFIEAYKQMHGASNVSDLNSIITLVKNSKDLYAAVGDQFMGQQILANSNIFNFTDAQNLGLNVGRFQSGKFGFMLLGLPAAALAMWLAVPTQNRKQVFGIYFSAAFTCFLTGITEPIEYTFLFVAPWLFYGVHMPLASIAFWITGALQTHVIQTVSGGFIDYIIFAVIPFFGSRAMTALSAFGVLAVAVGLAPVYFFAFYFLIKKFNVKTPGRDGQTDNVQLYTKADYKASKEMNTDGSKLKSIDDKEAARMAKAAAIIEYLGGEANILDVDSCASRLRLTVVDSSKANIDGIKSLGGTTGALVKGNNIQIVYGGEQEAIKPRMIKILGQQRSGKKSEVKIEVQKQPNVEKPVAKKATSTTKKPSSVTKSSTKSTTKK; encoded by the coding sequence ATGCAAACAAAAATGCAACCAAAAGCGTTTTCAGCAAGATTGAAAAATTTTGGTGCAAACATTATGCCTACTTTATCTAAGTTAAGCAAAGCATTTTTATTACCTATTGCATTACTACCTATTGCCGGAATTTTTCTAGGTGTTGGTGCAACAATAACAACTAACACTGCAGAATCATCATTTATTTGATATGTTGGAAATGTTATGAAAGCAATGGGAGAGGTATGTTTTGGTAACCTGCCGGTATTTTTCTGTATCTCAGTTGCTCTTGCTTATACTAAAGATTCAGGAATTGCTGCTTTAACTGCTGTTGTTGGATTTTTAGTATTCAATGCAATTCAAAGTGCCTTGTTAACAGGTGGACCAAAAAATGCAGATGATCTTACTGCAACATATAATTTATTATGATATCACGGTGATAAGTGAGGGGTTCCACAAAAATTAATTTCTGAAAACTTAGGGATTAAATCACTAAATACTGGAGTTATTGCAGGTATTTTTGTTGGGGCTATATCAGCAAAAGTTTACAACAAATTTCATGATATTCAATTACCATCTGCAATTAGTTTTTTTAGTGGAACTAAATTTGTTCCTATCGTAACTTTTGCAGTTGTTGCGCCTTTATCACTAATATTTGCTATGACTTGACCAGTTATTGGTATTGGATTTGCTTGAGTTGGAGAAAACTCAGGAAAACTTCCTTATGGAACAGATTCGCTAATCTTTGAAGTTGTTGAGCGTTCATTAGTGCCATTTGGATTACATCACGTGTTTTATGCTCCTTTATGATGAACTTCAGCGGGTGGATCAATTGCGGAAGCTTTAACAGCAATGCAGAGCCAACCTATGGAAGTTCAAATGAAATTCATCGAAGCATACAAACAAATGCATGGAGCATCAAATGTTAGTGATCTAAATTCTATTATTACATTAGTCAAAAATTCTAAAGATCTATATGCTGCTGTTGGTGACCAATTCATGGGTCAACAAATTTTAGCTAACTCAAACATCTTTAACTTTACTGATGCTCAAAATCTAGGATTAAATGTTGGTAGATTCCAATCAGGTAAATTCGGATTTATGTTATTAGGATTACCTGCCGCAGCTCTGGCTATGTGATTAGCTGTGCCAACACAAAATAGAAAACAAGTCTTTGGTATTTACTTTTCAGCAGCGTTTACTTGCTTTTTAACTGGAATCACTGAACCAATTGAATATACATTCTTGTTTGTTGCTCCATGATTATTTTATGGAGTTCATATGCCATTAGCATCAATTGCTTTCTGGATTACAGGTGCATTACAAACTCATGTTATTCAAACAGTTTCAGGAGGATTTATTGATTATATTATCTTTGCTGTAATTCCATTCTTTGGATCTAGAGCAATGACTGCATTATCAGCATTTGGTGTGTTAGCAGTTGCTGTTGGTCTTGCTCCAGTTTACTTCTTTGCATTCTACTTCTTGATTAAAAAATTCAATGTTAAAACACCAGGACGTGATGGTCAAACTGATAATGTTCAATTATACACAAAAGCTGACTATAAAGCTTCTAAAGAAATGAATACTGATGGTTCAAAATTAAAATCAATAGATGATAAAGAAGCGGCAAGAATGGCTAAAGCTGCTGCTATTATTGAGTATCTAGGTGGAGAAGCTAACATTCTTGATGTTGATTCATGTGCTTCAAGATTGCGTTTAACAGTAGTTGATTCATCTAAAGCTAACATTGATGGTATTAAATCATTAGGTGGAACTACAGGAGCTTTAGTTAAAGGAAATAATATTCAAATTGTTTATGGTGGAGAACAAGAAGCTATTAAACCAAGAATGATTAAGATTCTAGGTCAACAAAGATCTGGTAAAAAATCTGAAGTAAAAATTGAAGTTCAAAAACAACCAAATGTTGAAAAACCAGTAGCTAAAAAAGCAACTTCAACAACTAAAAAACCAAGTTCAGTAACTAAATCTTCAACCAAATCAACAACTAAAAAATAA
- a CDS encoding deacetylase SIR2, with protein sequence MNQIQNVEQLNAFLVNADAIVIGIGSGMTSADEIGYSGNRFQENFKDFIDKFMFLDMLQASVYDFEDIQNYWAFHSRFMKLNYFDQPATESFLNLKSYLDDKNYFIITTNSDNSLEASGFDQNKIFYIQGKYNLLQCSKMCHNTLYSNDKAVHEMIEKQKNLKVNLDLIPRCVKCNEFLEVNKRLKDKGMVEDQRFFDEKQAYEQFIKQNKDKKLVFLEIGVGYATPTLIKQPFWEMTKNYQNSIYLTLNNKLYRVPKEIRNRTYNCFEDIKKTINELLEVKNDTNRTN encoded by the coding sequence ATGAATCAAATCCAAAATGTTGAACAACTAAACGCTTTTTTAGTTAATGCTGATGCGATTGTTATTGGAATTGGATCAGGAATGACAAGCGCTGATGAAATAGGTTATTCTGGAAATAGGTTTCAAGAAAACTTTAAAGACTTTATTGATAAATTCATGTTTTTAGACATGTTACAAGCTAGTGTTTATGATTTTGAAGATATTCAAAACTATTGAGCATTTCACTCTAGATTTATGAAACTAAATTATTTTGATCAGCCAGCAACTGAAAGTTTTCTTAATCTAAAAAGCTATTTAGATGATAAAAACTATTTTATTATTACAACAAATTCTGATAATAGTTTAGAAGCATCTGGTTTTGATCAAAACAAAATTTTTTATATTCAAGGCAAATATAATTTATTGCAGTGTTCTAAAATGTGTCACAACACTCTTTATTCAAATGATAAAGCGGTTCATGAAATGATTGAAAAACAAAAAAACTTAAAAGTTAATCTAGATTTAATTCCTAGATGTGTTAAGTGTAATGAATTTTTAGAAGTTAATAAACGCTTAAAAGATAAAGGAATGGTTGAAGATCAAAGATTTTTTGATGAAAAACAAGCTTATGAGCAATTTATCAAACAAAATAAAGATAAAAAATTAGTATTTTTAGAAATTGGAGTTGGTTATGCAACTCCAACACTAATCAAACAACCTTTTTGAGAGATGACAAAAAACTATCAAAATTCAATTTATCTAACACTTAATAATAAGTTGTATCGTGTTCCAAAAGAAATTAGAAATAGAACATATAATTGTTTTGAAGATATTAAAAAAACAATTAACGAATTATTGGAGGTAAAAAATGATACTAATAGAACCAATTAG
- a CDS encoding NADH-dependent flavin oxidoreductase: MKQYKKLFESFNLNGFNLKNRFVLSPMTLSFADQNGNVTDQELAYANRRKNSASLQITGGVYFDQFGQLFEYGISAATDDHIDSLKQLYQAMKTDSNCVVLQLAHAGKFSKASLKKYGYLYGPSYEKNHFPVDHEVFELSETQIQEIIESYADASLRAIKAGFDGIEISMAQRLLIQTFFSQHVNKRTDRYSSDNFKNRSRLCLEIFTKVRQIIDQYAPKNFILGFRATPEETYGAVLGYSIIDFFQLVDLLIERTNISYLAIASWGHDIYLNKIRSDCQFKNQLANKVIYQKYQNKLPIISSGGINSPDKCLEALKYCDLIGLSSVFVADPEFVEKIRTNRLAEINLAVKSEQLTDLCIPKSSFKDIVNMFSYCQTIPDQTIKTFKDNLKK, encoded by the coding sequence GTGAAACAATATAAAAAGTTATTTGAATCATTTAACCTTAATGGTTTTAACTTAAAAAATAGGTTTGTTTTATCGCCAATGACTTTAAGTTTTGCAGATCAAAACGGGAACGTAACTGATCAAGAACTAGCATATGCAAATAGAAGAAAAAACTCTGCTAGTTTACAAATTACAGGCGGAGTTTATTTTGATCAATTTGGCCAACTTTTTGAATATGGTATTAGTGCAGCAACTGATGATCATATCGACTCTTTAAAACAGTTGTATCAAGCCATGAAAACTGATTCAAATTGTGTTGTTTTACAACTGGCACATGCTGGTAAATTTTCTAAAGCTTCTCTTAAAAAATATGGTTATTTATACGGACCATCATATGAAAAAAATCATTTTCCAGTTGATCATGAAGTTTTTGAATTGTCTGAAACTCAAATTCAAGAAATTATTGAAAGTTATGCTGATGCTAGTTTAAGAGCTATTAAAGCAGGATTTGATGGAATTGAAATTTCGATGGCACAAAGATTATTAATTCAAACTTTTTTTAGTCAACACGTTAATAAAAGAACTGATCGTTATTCATCAGATAATTTTAAAAATCGTTCAAGACTTTGTCTTGAAATATTTACAAAAGTTAGACAGATAATAGATCAATACGCACCTAAAAATTTTATTTTAGGTTTTAGAGCCACTCCTGAAGAAACCTATGGAGCAGTTTTAGGATATAGTATTATTGATTTTTTCCAATTAGTTGATTTATTAATAGAAAGAACCAATATTTCTTATCTTGCGATTGCTAGTTGAGGTCATGATATTTATTTAAATAAAATTAGAAGTGATTGCCAGTTCAAAAACCAGTTAGCTAATAAAGTAATTTATCAAAAATATCAAAATAAATTACCAATTATTTCATCAGGAGGAATTAATTCACCAGATAAATGTTTAGAAGCATTAAAATATTGTGATTTAATAGGATTAAGTTCGGTTTTTGTTGCAGATCCAGAGTTTGTTGAAAAAATCAGAACCAATAGACTTGCTGAAATTAACTTAGCTGTAAAATCAGAACAATTAACAGATCTATGTATTCCAAAATCTTCATTTAAAGATATAGTTAACATGTTTAGTTATTGTCAAACAATTCCAGATCAAACAATAAAAACGTTTAAAGATAATTTAAAAAAATAA
- a CDS encoding serine hydrolase domain-containing protein codes for MDFNKVEETINSFLQRNLFKGAVVRINKDKQTIYSKTFGYNDQNNQIPLKGNEIFRAYSMTKPLTAFAVLLLVDKKLISLDDDISKYIKSFKNKNITVWNLLTMTSGLTYSGNKTQTQIQTKEVLDRWMKERMDLETFCDELSKVDLLFEPKKGWYYGLSLDVACQIIEVVTNKKYCDFVKEEIFDKLEMFDSDFYLFDQARQANVFKWSLVDDQAKLEQLTNFNFLLQDVYKLPNCPMGGAGLFTTAADYIKFLDALLDGKYQQTEIISSQLLEQMRSDQLSKHNLKQFFKWNLNSDYSYGFGVRVRTKNNLYPLTEVGEFGWDGLLGSSGLVDPKNRITMTIMLSSFPGHNSVVESEFFDALYQDLRKNNLT; via the coding sequence ATGGATTTTAATAAAGTTGAAGAAACTATTAATTCATTTTTGCAAAGAAATTTATTTAAAGGTGCTGTTGTAAGAATTAATAAAGATAAACAAACAATTTATTCTAAAACATTTGGTTATAATGATCAAAATAATCAAATTCCACTTAAAGGTAATGAAATTTTTAGAGCATATTCAATGACTAAACCACTAACCGCTTTTGCAGTTTTATTGTTAGTAGATAAAAAACTAATTAGTTTAGATGATGATATCTCCAAATATATTAAGTCATTTAAAAACAAAAATATTACTGTTTGAAATTTATTGACAATGACAAGTGGGTTAACTTATAGTGGTAATAAAACTCAAACTCAAATTCAAACTAAAGAGGTTCTAGATAGATGAATGAAAGAAAGAATGGATCTTGAAACATTTTGTGATGAATTATCAAAAGTAGATCTATTATTTGAACCTAAAAAAGGTTGGTACTATGGCTTGAGTTTAGATGTTGCTTGTCAAATAATTGAAGTTGTGACAAATAAAAAATATTGCGATTTTGTTAAAGAAGAAATTTTTGATAAGTTAGAAATGTTTGATTCAGATTTTTACTTGTTTGATCAAGCTAGACAAGCTAATGTTTTTAAGTGAAGTTTAGTTGATGATCAAGCAAAGCTAGAACAACTAACCAATTTTAATTTTTTACTTCAAGATGTCTATAAATTACCAAATTGTCCAATGGGTGGAGCTGGGTTGTTTACAACAGCTGCTGATTATATTAAATTTTTAGATGCTTTATTAGATGGTAAATATCAACAAACTGAAATTATTTCTTCACAATTATTAGAACAAATGCGTTCAGATCAACTTTCAAAACATAATTTAAAACAATTTTTTAAATGAAATCTAAATAGCGATTATAGTTATGGGTTTGGAGTCAGAGTAAGAACTAAAAATAACTTATATCCTTTAACTGAGGTTGGCGAATTTGGATGAGATGGATTATTAGGATCTAGTGGATTAGTAGATCCAAAAAATAGAATTACAATGACTATTATGTTGTCATCATTTCCTGGACATAATTCAGTTGTTGAAAGTGAATTTTTTGATGCTTTATATCAAGATTTAAGAAAAAATAATTTAACTTAG